One region of Microbacterium sufflavum genomic DNA includes:
- the proC gene encoding pyrroline-5-carboxylate reductase, which yields MADSLPSLAFLGAGSMGGAILRGVLASGVPVDGGITATNRTTEKAASFDGLDGVTSIALSERPEGNAEAVSGARIVLVGVKPAMVPELLREIAPHLTADTIVVSLAAGVTLQTFADHLGTGARVIRSMPNTPSTVRKGVTGLAAGAAATADDVALVRRLFETVGAVIEVPESQIDALSTISGSGPAYVFLLIEEVTTAAIGMGFTEADARLMVEQTFIGATALLDASGEDPAELRRRVTSPKGTTERAVAVLQDAHLDRTFAEAAAAALARAKELAAGA from the coding sequence ATGGCTGACTCGCTTCCCTCCCTCGCGTTCCTCGGTGCCGGTTCGATGGGCGGGGCGATCCTCCGCGGCGTGCTCGCATCGGGCGTCCCGGTCGACGGCGGGATCACCGCGACGAACCGCACGACGGAGAAGGCGGCGTCGTTCGATGGGCTCGACGGGGTGACCAGCATCGCGCTGTCCGAGCGGCCGGAGGGCAACGCCGAGGCGGTGTCCGGCGCCCGGATCGTGCTGGTGGGCGTCAAGCCCGCGATGGTGCCGGAGCTGCTGCGCGAGATCGCTCCGCACCTGACCGCCGACACGATCGTCGTCAGCCTCGCCGCCGGGGTCACCCTGCAGACGTTCGCCGACCACCTGGGCACCGGAGCGCGCGTGATCCGGTCGATGCCGAACACGCCGTCGACCGTCCGCAAGGGCGTGACCGGCCTCGCCGCCGGGGCCGCGGCGACCGCGGACGACGTGGCGCTCGTGCGACGCCTGTTCGAGACGGTCGGCGCGGTGATCGAGGTGCCGGAGTCGCAGATCGACGCGCTGTCCACGATCTCCGGCTCGGGCCCCGCGTACGTGTTCCTCCTGATCGAGGAGGTCACCACGGCGGCCATCGGGATGGGGTTCACCGAGGCGGATGCGCGGCTCATGGTCGAGCAGACCTTCATCGGTGCGACCGCCCTGCTCGACGCGTCGGGCGAAGACCCGGCCGAGCTGCGGCGCCGTGTGACCAGTCCCAAGGGCACCACCGAGCGCGCCGTCGCCGTGCTGCAGGACGCCCACCTCGACCGGACCTTCGCCGAGGCCGCCGCGGCCGCGCTCGCCCGCGCGAAGGAGCTCGCCGCGGGGGCGTGA
- a CDS encoding DUF1905 domain-containing protein, with protein MRLRVEGEIWFWRGPAPFHFVTVPPVESAMIHDVAAVVTYGWGMIPATVTIGGTTVTTALWPKDGGYIVPIKKVLQDREGLGVGDAVEVVLDIDA; from the coding sequence ATGCGGCTGCGGGTCGAGGGGGAGATCTGGTTCTGGCGCGGGCCGGCGCCGTTCCACTTCGTCACGGTGCCGCCGGTCGAGAGCGCGATGATCCACGATGTCGCCGCCGTCGTCACCTATGGCTGGGGCATGATCCCCGCGACGGTGACGATCGGCGGCACGACCGTGACCACCGCGCTGTGGCCGAAGGACGGCGGCTACATCGTGCCGATCAAGAAGGTGCTGCAGGATCGGGAGGGGCTCGGCGTGGGCGATGCGGTCGAGGTCGTCCTCGACATCGACGCCTGA
- a CDS encoding cation diffusion facilitator family transporter has translation MSASGGSKAIVAAFLANLGIALAKFLAWALSGSASMLAEAIHSVADSGNQLLLMLGGRKAQRRADRAHPFGYGRERYVYAFVVSIILFSVGGLFAIYEGVEKLTNPHELDKTWWWLPLVVLLIAIGLESFSLRTAVKESNLVRDRGQSWRSFVRRAKAPELPVVLLEDVGALTGLTFALLGVGLTLLTGNPLFDALGTVMIGVLLVLIAIVLGVETKSLLVGEGATQADEDRIVDAITDGPEIEKIIHLKTLYLGPDELMVAAKIALNADKPLREVADDIDAIESRIREAVPVARVVYIEPDVYRPAIDPEPSTDVFVLKSSD, from the coding sequence ATGAGTGCATCCGGAGGAAGCAAGGCCATCGTCGCGGCGTTCCTGGCGAACCTGGGCATCGCTCTCGCGAAGTTCCTCGCGTGGGCCCTCTCCGGCTCCGCCTCCATGCTCGCGGAGGCCATCCACTCGGTCGCCGACTCGGGCAACCAGCTCCTCCTCATGCTCGGCGGACGCAAGGCCCAGCGCCGAGCCGACCGCGCGCACCCGTTCGGCTACGGACGCGAACGCTACGTGTACGCCTTCGTCGTCTCGATCATCCTGTTCTCGGTCGGCGGCCTCTTCGCCATCTACGAGGGCGTCGAGAAGCTCACGAACCCCCACGAGCTCGACAAGACCTGGTGGTGGCTGCCTCTCGTCGTGCTGCTGATCGCGATCGGCCTGGAGTCGTTCTCGCTGCGCACCGCCGTGAAGGAGAGCAATCTCGTGCGCGACCGGGGCCAGTCGTGGCGGTCGTTCGTGCGACGCGCCAAGGCCCCCGAGCTTCCGGTCGTGCTGCTCGAGGACGTCGGCGCCCTGACCGGTCTGACGTTCGCGCTGCTCGGCGTGGGCCTCACCCTCCTCACCGGCAACCCCCTCTTCGATGCGCTCGGCACCGTCATGATCGGCGTGCTGCTGGTGCTGATCGCGATCGTGCTCGGCGTCGAGACGAAGAGCCTCCTGGTGGGCGAGGGAGCCACGCAGGCCGACGAGGACCGCATCGTGGACGCGATCACGGACGGCCCGGAGATCGAGAAGATCATCCACCTGAAGACCCTGTACCTCGGGCCGGACGAGCTCATGGTCGCCGCGAAGATCGCCCTCAACGCCGACAAGCCCCTGCGCGAGGTCGCCGACGACATCGACGCGATCGAGAGCCGCATCCGCGAGGCCGTTCCGGTGGCGCGCGTCGTCTACATCGAGCCCGACGTGTACCGCCCCGCGATCGACCCGGAGCCCTCGACGGACGTGTTCGTGCTCAAGTCCTCGGACTGA
- the upp gene encoding uracil phosphoribosyltransferase, producing the protein MRVHVADHPLITHKLSVLRDARTPSPVFRQLTEELVTLLAYEATRNVKVSPVEITTPVTTTTGVKISEPRPIVVPILRAGLGMLEGLVKLLPTAEVGFLGMVRDEETFEPTTYAERLPDDLSDRQCFAIDPMLATGGSLAAAIQFLFDRGAKDVTAICLLGTPEGVAAIEAMAGDRDVTLVLGALDERLNEKGYIVPGLGDAGDRLYGTV; encoded by the coding sequence ATGCGTGTTCACGTCGCCGACCACCCCCTCATCACCCACAAGCTCTCGGTGCTGCGCGACGCGCGCACCCCGTCGCCCGTGTTCCGGCAGCTGACGGAGGAGCTCGTGACCCTCCTGGCGTACGAGGCCACGCGCAACGTGAAGGTGTCGCCGGTGGAGATCACGACCCCGGTCACCACCACCACGGGCGTCAAGATCTCCGAGCCGCGCCCCATCGTCGTCCCCATCCTGCGCGCCGGCCTCGGCATGCTCGAAGGCCTCGTGAAGCTGCTCCCGACCGCCGAGGTCGGCTTCCTCGGCATGGTCCGCGACGAGGAGACGTTCGAGCCCACCACCTACGCCGAGCGGCTGCCGGACGACCTCAGCGACCGGCAGTGCTTCGCGATCGACCCGATGCTCGCGACCGGGGGGTCGCTGGCCGCGGCCATCCAGTTCCTGTTCGACCGCGGCGCGAAAGACGTCACGGCCATCTGCCTGCTCGGCACCCCCGAGGGCGTCGCCGCGATCGAGGCGATGGCCGGCGACCGCGATGTGACCCTGGTGCTGGGTGCCCTCGACGAACGCCTGAACGAGAAGGGCTACATCGTGCCCGGCCTCGGCGACGCGGGCGACCGCCTGTACGGCACCGTCTGA
- the tadA gene encoding tRNA adenosine(34) deaminase TadA, translating into MTAADRTAMQRALVLAAEAAADAEIPVGAVVLDAQGRMLAEGRNTRETTHDPTGHAEVVALRAAAAALGSWNLDGCTLVVTLEPCLMCAGAILQARVGRVVFGAWDDKAGAAGSMYDVLRDRRLPYRAEVIGGVDDEASTALLRDFFAQRR; encoded by the coding sequence ATGACCGCCGCCGACCGCACTGCGATGCAGCGCGCGCTCGTGCTGGCCGCGGAGGCCGCCGCAGACGCCGAGATCCCGGTGGGCGCCGTGGTGCTCGACGCCCAGGGGCGGATGCTCGCGGAGGGCCGCAACACGCGGGAGACCACGCACGACCCGACCGGTCACGCCGAGGTCGTGGCCCTGCGGGCGGCCGCGGCGGCACTCGGCTCGTGGAACCTCGACGGCTGCACGCTCGTGGTGACGCTGGAGCCGTGTCTCATGTGCGCCGGCGCGATCCTGCAGGCGCGCGTCGGGCGCGTGGTGTTCGGCGCGTGGGACGACAAGGCGGGTGCGGCCGGGTCGATGTACGACGTGCTGCGGGACCGGCGTCTTCCCTACCGTGCGGAGGTCATCGGCGGGGTCGACGATGAGGCGTCCACCGCGCTGCTGCGTGACTTCTTCGCGCAGCGGCGGTGA